One window from the genome of Candidatus Synechococcus calcipolaris G9 encodes:
- a CDS encoding HpsJ family protein — protein MTPPKTPPVKRPTPLAAQFLKLVGVILLLTFLVDWAALFVSPQFSNSQWQLTVVNQFIDRGVTPLIGFALIYTGFWIQSVAGSGLKNDGGDAAWKDWRFWVFVLSSLMGLLCLLGIPFYISITGQITDQAIAQVNQEAAQAEIRVDQEQQQIKMLASTGQLEQLIGSEQLPPEQRAILQQLKDDPQALDKQAGQAREQIRDRQKEAVDQAQNEALTNRLRSGLRAFLLAIGFITIGWSGLKEQR, from the coding sequence ATGACACCGCCTAAAACTCCTCCGGTAAAACGCCCTACGCCCCTAGCTGCCCAATTCTTGAAATTGGTGGGTGTTATTCTCCTACTCACTTTTTTAGTAGATTGGGCCGCTCTTTTTGTTTCTCCCCAGTTTAGTAATAGTCAGTGGCAATTAACGGTCGTGAATCAGTTTATCGATCGCGGTGTTACCCCTTTAATTGGTTTTGCCCTCATCTATACGGGCTTTTGGATTCAATCCGTCGCCGGATCAGGCCTAAAAAATGATGGTGGTGATGCGGCTTGGAAAGATTGGCGGTTTTGGGTGTTTGTCCTCTCCAGCTTGATGGGCCTACTCTGTCTCCTGGGCATTCCTTTCTACATCTCAATTACGGGCCAAATTACGGATCAGGCGATCGCCCAGGTGAATCAGGAAGCGGCCCAAGCGGAAATTCGCGTGGATCAGGAGCAGCAGCAAATTAAAATGCTGGCAAGTACGGGGCAGTTGGAGCAACTCATTGGCAGTGAGCAGCTACCGCCGGAACAACGGGCCATTCTCCAACAACTGAAGGATGACCCCCAAGCCTTAGACAAGCAGGCGGGTCAAGCTCGGGAACAAATTCGCGATCGCCAGAAAGAAGCGGTAGATCAAGCCCAAAATGAGGCCCTCACCAATCGTTTACGGTCAGGCCTACGGGCCTTCCTCCTCGCCATTGGATTTATTACCATTGGTTGGAGTGGTCTGAAAGAGCAGCGTTAG
- a CDS encoding DUF3038 domain-containing protein, which translates to MTIAIPSEPGTLNTIKAQIDLILLSLEALAAVGSSEILGAAEAMGFEAYISDRVGLWRLRQSSPLRRSRGGRRKLDVDEARALALICTRLAQNHQSLIREAIDQWQVLDEQGRQPHQHPLLGDYLDRFTTLYQERMNAAPLPTDDLTTLALDLLIDLLFYSNSQGYRRLWLTLLERTVPPEPPILNSLNRAEDSANEHSFSNTLPGL; encoded by the coding sequence ATGACCATTGCGATTCCTTCGGAACCCGGTACGCTAAATACAATTAAGGCCCAGATTGATCTCATTTTGCTTAGTCTGGAAGCCTTGGCGGCGGTGGGTTCCAGTGAAATCTTAGGGGCTGCCGAGGCCATGGGCTTTGAGGCCTACATTTCCGATCGGGTGGGCCTATGGCGATTGCGTCAGTCCAGCCCCCTGCGGCGCAGTCGCGGCGGTCGGCGCAAACTAGATGTGGATGAGGCCCGCGCCCTGGCATTAATTTGTACCCGCTTGGCCCAAAATCATCAGTCCTTAATTCGTGAGGCCATTGATCAGTGGCAAGTCCTGGATGAACAGGGCCGCCAACCCCATCAGCATCCTCTACTGGGGGACTACCTAGATCGTTTTACCACCCTATACCAGGAACGAATGAATGCGGCCCCCCTACCCACTGATGATCTAACGACCCTGGCCCTAGACCTGCTCATTGACTTGCTTTTTTACAGTAATAGTCAAGGCTATCGTCGTCTCTGGTTAACCCTGCTAGAGCGCACCGTTCCCCCAGAGCCACCCATCCTGAACTCCCTTAATCGTGCGGAAGATAGTGCTAACGAACATAGTTTCTCGAATACCCTCCCTGGATTATGA
- a CDS encoding ABC transporter ATP-binding protein: MARVCLEQVSRRFGGTAALDRVNFEVPDGEFWVLVGPSGCGKSTILRLIAGLDQPSMGSIFIGSTRVNDQPARDRDVAMVFQNYALYPHMTVRENLGFGLKMRGMDPAAAQGRIQTVAKMLGIDSLLGRKPRQLSGGQQQRVALGRAIARNPQVFLLDEPLSNLDAQLRDDTRAELKQLHQQLGITTLYVTHDQVEAMTLADRIIVLEGGQIQQIATPKEIYERPANQMVARFLGHPPMNLFPIHLEAGRLRCGDQSLPCPPQYQSKLKPDHPYTLGIRPEHLQICFPPDQMLESQALESNKSNSMADHELYIKAQVSLVEPLGRENLVRFHLWDDADRLLSLVTTAGTNIQRGDRLCLGFSSTNLHLFDAVSGLSLCLM, encoded by the coding sequence ATGGCTCGGGTTTGCTTAGAACAGGTTAGCCGTCGCTTTGGAGGAACTGCGGCCCTTGATCGGGTGAATTTTGAGGTACCCGATGGTGAATTTTGGGTATTGGTGGGCCCCTCTGGTTGCGGTAAATCGACGATTTTGCGATTGATTGCCGGATTGGATCAGCCCAGTATGGGGTCGATTTTTATTGGTTCAACTCGGGTCAATGATCAACCGGCCCGCGATCGCGATGTGGCCATGGTGTTTCAAAACTATGCCCTTTATCCCCACATGACGGTTCGGGAGAATCTGGGGTTTGGCCTAAAAATGCGGGGAATGGATCCGGCCGCTGCCCAAGGGCGGATCCAAACCGTTGCCAAGATGTTGGGAATTGACTCCCTCCTAGGCCGCAAACCTCGACAATTATCGGGAGGACAGCAACAGCGGGTGGCACTGGGCCGGGCGATCGCCCGCAATCCCCAGGTCTTTCTCCTGGATGAACCCCTCTCTAATCTGGATGCCCAACTCCGGGATGATACCCGCGCCGAACTCAAGCAACTCCATCAACAACTGGGGATTACGACCCTCTATGTCACCCATGATCAGGTGGAGGCCATGACCCTAGCCGATCGCATTATCGTCCTTGAAGGAGGGCAAATTCAGCAAATTGCCACACCCAAAGAGATTTATGAGCGACCAGCCAATCAAATGGTGGCTCGTTTTTTAGGTCATCCCCCTATGAACCTATTCCCTATCCATCTTGAGGCGGGACGGTTGCGCTGTGGGGATCAAAGCCTGCCCTGTCCGCCCCAGTATCAATCTAAGTTGAAGCCCGATCACCCCTATACCTTGGGCATTCGCCCCGAACACCTTCAAATTTGCTTCCCGCCTGATCAGATGTTGGAATCCCAAGCCTTAGAATCTAACAAATCTAACTCTATGGCTGACCATGAACTCTACATCAAGGCCCAAGTGAGCCTAGTTGAACCCCTAGGTCGGGAAAATTTAGTGCGGTTCCATCTATGGGATGATGCCGATAGGCTGCTGAGTCTTGTGACTACCGCCGGTACGAACATCCAGCGGGGCGATCGCCTGTGTCTGGGTTTTAGTAGTACCAACCTCCATCTTTTTGATGCCGTTTCCGGGCTATCTCTATGTCTAATGTGA
- a CDS encoding shikimate dehydrogenase gives MKFPIVGTTQLLGVIGDPIGHTLSPVIHNRALAALGLDYVYLPFAVKPADMAVAIAGLGALNVQGFNVTIPHKQSVIAHLGEITPLAAQVGAVNTVWPTEKGWAGTNTDVQGFLAPLRSLSQSWQETQVMILGYGGAARAVVAACDQLGCQGMTIAGRNPEKLAAFGQSWPQLKAPLKTILWEHLTPNLSEAALVVNTTPIGMAPHGDQSPLSQEQLAQLASTAIVYDLIYKPRPTRLLAHAHAQGLHTIDGLEMLIHQGAIALEQWIGQPPDITVMINAAQEFLGLNC, from the coding sequence GTGAAATTCCCCATTGTCGGTACAACCCAACTCCTGGGTGTGATTGGCGATCCCATTGGTCATACCCTTTCCCCGGTGATCCACAATCGGGCCCTAGCTGCCCTCGGTCTGGATTATGTGTACCTCCCCTTTGCCGTTAAACCAGCAGATATGGCGGTGGCGATCGCCGGTCTAGGGGCCCTAAATGTTCAGGGATTTAATGTCACTATTCCCCATAAACAGAGCGTTATTGCCCACCTAGGGGAAATCACCCCCCTCGCGGCCCAAGTGGGGGCCGTCAATACGGTCTGGCCCACAGAAAAGGGCTGGGCCGGAACCAATACGGATGTCCAGGGATTTCTCGCCCCTCTGCGCTCCCTATCCCAGTCTTGGCAAGAGACCCAGGTGATGATCTTAGGCTATGGTGGCGCGGCCCGGGCGGTGGTGGCGGCCTGTGACCAGTTGGGTTGCCAGGGCATGACCATTGCGGGTCGTAATCCTGAAAAATTAGCTGCCTTTGGCCAAAGCTGGCCCCAGTTAAAAGCACCTCTGAAGACGATTCTCTGGGAACACCTGACCCCGAATTTATCCGAGGCTGCCCTAGTGGTGAATACAACCCCCATTGGTATGGCTCCCCATGGGGATCAAAGTCCCCTCTCCCAAGAACAATTAGCACAACTAGCCAGCACTGCCATTGTCTATGATTTGATCTACAAACCTCGACCTACCCGCCTATTGGCCCATGCCCACGCCCAGGGATTACACACCATTGATGGCTTAGAGATGCTCATTCACCAGGGGGCGATCGCCCTGGAGCAGTGGATTGGCCAACCCCCAGATATTACCGTGATGATCAATGCCGCCCAAGAATTTTTAGGACTTAATTGTTAG
- a CDS encoding type II toxin-antitoxin system VapC family toxin, with the protein MSETVYIETSILGYLTARPSRDIVVAANIEVTREWWETRRIAFQLYSSQAVVKETSQGDTEIASQRLEIIRNLALLDLNQSVLDLAEQFLERSSLPSKADVDAVHIAAATVHGMDYLLTWNCKHIANAQIQRKLAEISLDLGYELPILCTPYELLGG; encoded by the coding sequence ATGAGTGAAACCGTTTACATCGAAACCAGTATCTTGGGCTATTTGACTGCTCGACCCAGCAGAGATATTGTTGTGGCTGCCAATATTGAGGTTACGCGGGAATGGTGGGAAACGCGCCGCATTGCTTTCCAACTCTACTCCTCCCAAGCAGTTGTCAAAGAAACCTCACAGGGAGATACCGAAATCGCATCTCAACGGCTCGAAATCATTCGCAACCTCGCGTTACTCGATTTGAACCAATCTGTACTTGATTTAGCAGAGCAATTTTTGGAACGCAGTAGCCTTCCCTCAAAAGCTGATGTTGATGCTGTTCATATTGCAGCCGCAACTGTTCACGGTATGGATTATCTACTCACATGGAATTGTAAGCACATTGCTAATGCTCAGATTCAAAGAAAACTGGCAGAGATTAGTCTTGATTTGGGATACGAGTTACCGATTCTTTGTACACCCTATGAACTGCTCGGAGGTTAA
- a CDS encoding succinate dehydrogenase/fumarate reductase iron-sulfur subunit, translating to MQVIFKIKRQTLRQPSHEQTYTLDIEPGLTVLDALNQIKWYHDGTLAFRKNCRNTICGSCAMQINGRAALACQNSIRQELAQAIAPDTITIAPMGNMPVIRDLVVDMQGFWQNLGAVDPYVSAPARQLGEGEFLQSPRDREKLNQAGNCILCGACYSDCNAREVNPAFVGPHALAKAYRVLADSRDQARGDRLEAYNNVQSGVWGCTRCFNCNTVCPMDVAPLDRISQIKGAILETKTEDNTVAASALDRPLRHRLVLINLVKEGGWIDERKFGLRVLGNGFRDWRGLGSLIPLGARMLGRGKFPFRFHPSPARGVIRPLIEAVQSWRKGGSRVKS from the coding sequence ATGCAGGTCATTTTTAAGATTAAACGCCAGACCTTACGGCAACCAAGCCATGAACAAACCTATACTCTGGATATTGAACCAGGATTGACGGTTTTAGATGCCCTCAACCAAATCAAGTGGTATCACGATGGAACCCTGGCATTTCGGAAAAATTGTCGAAATACCATTTGTGGCAGTTGTGCGATGCAGATCAATGGTCGGGCGGCCCTGGCCTGCCAAAATAGCATCCGTCAAGAATTAGCCCAGGCGATCGCCCCGGATACGATTACCATTGCCCCCATGGGAAATATGCCAGTGATTCGGGATTTAGTGGTGGATATGCAGGGATTTTGGCAAAATTTAGGGGCTGTGGATCCCTACGTGAGTGCCCCGGCCCGCCAGCTAGGGGAGGGGGAGTTTTTACAGTCCCCTAGGGATCGCGAAAAATTAAACCAGGCGGGCAATTGCATCCTCTGTGGGGCCTGCTACTCGGACTGTAATGCCCGGGAAGTCAACCCTGCCTTTGTGGGCCCCCATGCCCTAGCCAAGGCCTACCGTGTCCTAGCGGATAGTCGAGATCAGGCCAGGGGAGATCGCCTAGAGGCCTACAATAACGTCCAGTCTGGGGTGTGGGGCTGTACCCGCTGCTTTAATTGCAATACAGTGTGTCCCATGGATGTGGCTCCCCTGGATCGGATTAGTCAAATCAAGGGGGCGATTTTAGAAACCAAAACGGAGGATAATACCGTGGCTGCCTCGGCCCTAGATCGTCCCCTGCGCCATCGCCTCGTTTTAATTAACTTGGTGAAGGAGGGGGGATGGATTGATGAGCGCAAGTTTGGCCTGCGGGTTTTGGGCAATGGTTTTCGCGATTGGCGGGGTCTGGGAAGTCTCATCCCCTTGGGGGCGCGGATGCTAGGGCGGGGTAAGTTCCCCTTTCGCTTTCATCCTTCCCCAGCACGAGGGGTTATCCGCCCATTGATCGAAGCTGTGCAATCCTGGAGAAAAGGCGGCTCCAGGGTTAAATCCTAA
- a CDS encoding pentapeptide repeat-containing protein has protein sequence MSTTQRITSLELLKRYERGDRQFRGVNLAGADLRGAKLEGIDLSAADLTGANLQDADLRNANLEQSTLTRANLINTRLLGANLKQADLRQIYRHHQPEPPPLPKTPTQKPMAVQAAPNQPLVLTLTPGELLRRYGLGDRTFVGYNLEGINLEAAELNQINFAQTNLTGANLMFAELQGANFSKAILVKADLSMAELQNANFTGADLRQCNLSGADRRDAIYDRETKFPANFNPEAAGMKQFK, from the coding sequence ATGTCTACGACTCAGCGAATTACGTCACTAGAACTATTAAAACGCTATGAGCGGGGCGATCGCCAGTTTCGGGGCGTGAATCTAGCGGGGGCCGATCTGCGGGGAGCTAAATTAGAGGGCATTGATCTCAGTGCCGCTGATCTCACAGGGGCCAATCTCCAGGATGCGGATCTACGGAATGCCAATTTAGAGCAGAGTACTCTCACCCGTGCCAATTTAATTAATACCCGTTTGTTGGGGGCCAATCTCAAGCAGGCGGATCTGCGGCAAATTTATCGCCATCACCAACCGGAACCACCCCCCCTTCCAAAAACGCCGACTCAAAAACCAATGGCGGTTCAGGCCGCGCCCAATCAACCCCTAGTGCTCACCCTAACCCCTGGGGAACTGTTACGTCGCTATGGTCTGGGCGATCGCACCTTTGTTGGCTATAACCTGGAAGGGATCAACCTAGAGGCCGCCGAACTCAACCAGATCAACTTTGCCCAAACCAACTTGACCGGCGCGAACCTGATGTTTGCCGAACTCCAAGGGGCTAATTTTTCCAAGGCGATCTTGGTCAAGGCAGACCTCTCCATGGCCGAACTGCAAAATGCAAATTTTACGGGAGCCGATCTCCGCCAATGTAATCTTTCCGGGGCCGATCGCCGCGATGCCATTTATGATCGGGAAACCAAATTTCCGGCAAATTTCAATCCTGAAGCCGCAGGCATGAAGCAATTTAAGTAA
- a CDS encoding chlorophyll a/b-binding protein, whose product MTESNAPESQPTPSFGWSRYAELINGRFAMIGFVALLVLELFTRQDFFTWMGLR is encoded by the coding sequence ATGACTGAATCGAATGCCCCAGAATCCCAACCTACCCCTTCCTTTGGCTGGTCACGCTATGCCGAACTCATTAATGGCCGCTTCGCCATGATTGGTTTTGTCGCCTTGCTCGTTCTAGAATTATTTACCCGTCAAGATTTTTTTACCTGGATGGGTTTACGCTAA
- a CDS encoding tRNA-(ms[2]io[6]A)-hydroxylase — protein MGNGSSINNPPVDLTVTRIKFLREPTSRAWLDQALAHLDIILLDHSHCERKAAGVALNLMFRYPSNVKLVRQLTAIAQEELQHFEQVNQQLQLRGIPLGPLAAPPYGAALNRLIARQEPQRLLDTLLVCALIEARSHERLNLLAHHCPDPELGIFFGSLVASEARHYGVYWQLATESYPLVQVTERLTQLAQVESDILASLHPQPRIHS, from the coding sequence ATGGGGAATGGCAGTTCCATCAATAATCCACCGGTTGATCTGACGGTTACTCGGATTAAGTTTTTGCGGGAACCCACCTCTAGGGCTTGGCTGGATCAGGCGCTCGCCCATTTGGATATTATTTTGTTAGATCACTCCCACTGCGAGCGGAAGGCGGCGGGAGTTGCGCTGAATCTAATGTTTCGCTATCCGTCCAATGTAAAGTTGGTGCGCCAATTAACGGCCATTGCCCAAGAAGAACTCCAACACTTTGAACAGGTGAACCAGCAACTTCAGTTACGGGGAATTCCCCTAGGGCCCCTAGCGGCCCCGCCCTACGGCGCAGCCCTAAACCGTTTAATTGCCCGTCAAGAACCCCAACGTCTGCTGGATACCCTCTTGGTTTGTGCCCTGATCGAGGCCCGCAGCCATGAACGGCTCAATCTCCTGGCCCACCACTGTCCCGATCCGGAATTAGGGATTTTTTTTGGTAGTCTTGTTGCCTCGGAAGCCCGACACTACGGTGTGTATTGGCAGTTAGCCACCGAATCCTATCCCCTGGTGCAAGTCACGGAGCGATTAACCCAGTTAGCCCAAGTCGAAAGTGATATTTTAGCCAGTCTTCATCCCCAGCCCCGCATCCATAGTTAG
- the pruA gene encoding L-glutamate gamma-semialdehyde dehydrogenase — protein sequence MTTYEAATTAIARQLLSATQESRNIFSQLRDQMRIEDKLLGWAMEHPGLRVQLFRMIDCLPSLHSKPEIARHLQEYMSDPSVELPDGLKKLLNFAQPDSLPATAAATTFTTAVQALAHKYIAGENNAQVIKTIERLRKNGMAVTMDILGEAVITEREAQTYRDRYLELMVQLSGAAQNWPSIDGVDRLGDQDLPKVQVSVKLTAFYSQFDPLDDQGSRRRVGEEIRNLLRRAAELGVAVHFDMEQYAYKNATLGLLKDLLLEPEFRDRTDIGLTLQAYLRDSYQDAQGLVSWAKERGYPVTLRLVKGAYWDQETIKAVQKDWPQPVYTHKVDTDVNYERITELLLTHHQVLYTAIGSHNVRSQAKAIAIAQGLNVPPQAMECQVLYGMADKLAKALVGMGQRVRVYCPYGELIPGMAYLIRRLLENTANSSFLRQSLSATDQESLIAPPRATPDFNATDVHLTAGKTSSFLNAADSDYARSDRRQAIQQALSTIRQELGQTYLPLINGDRVNTLESSQSLNPSSPSEIIGIVGRATIEQADHAVRAAKAAFPGWKATPLGERVAILRRAADLLEERRHELVAWMCLEVGKVVREGDGEVSEAIDFCRYYADEMERLAPGYGRHFPGETNDYHYQPRGVALIISPWNFPLAIPMGMTVAALVAGNCAILKPAEPSAVIAAKLTEILVEAGIPAGVFQYLPGRGSLIGPYLTKHPDVHLIAFTGSQEVGCQIVAEAAILQRGQKHLKRVIAEMGGKNAIIIDESADLDQAVAGVVQSAFGYSGQKCSACSRVIVLEPIYQSFVERLVEATKSLNVGPADHPSTTVGPVVSQSARDRILEYIAKGQQEAELALAVPGPESGYFIGPVIFTEVAATAAIAQEEIFGPVLAVIRAETFAQALEIANGTDYALTGGLYSRTPSHIDLAKTSFEVGNLYINRGITGAIVDRQAFGGFKLSGIGSKAGGRDYLLQFLEPRVITENVQRQGFAPIAGVDS from the coding sequence TTGACTACCTACGAAGCAGCCACCACAGCGATCGCCCGCCAACTCCTCTCTGCTACCCAAGAATCCCGAAATATTTTTAGTCAATTGCGGGATCAGATGCGTATTGAAGACAAGCTTCTGGGTTGGGCCATGGAACATCCCGGCCTGCGGGTACAACTGTTTCGGATGATTGATTGTTTGCCGTCCCTCCACAGTAAGCCGGAAATTGCCCGCCACCTCCAAGAGTACATGAGTGATCCATCGGTGGAATTGCCGGATGGCTTAAAAAAACTCCTCAACTTTGCCCAACCCGATTCCCTGCCAGCAACGGCCGCAGCGACCACGTTTACAACGGCGGTTCAGGCCCTAGCCCACAAATATATTGCGGGAGAAAATAATGCCCAGGTGATTAAAACCATTGAGCGTCTGCGGAAAAATGGCATGGCCGTCACCATGGATATTTTGGGGGAAGCGGTGATCACCGAGCGGGAAGCCCAGACCTACCGCGATCGCTACCTGGAGCTAATGGTGCAGTTGAGTGGGGCGGCCCAGAATTGGCCCTCCATTGATGGCGTTGATCGGCTTGGGGATCAAGATTTACCTAAGGTTCAGGTGTCGGTGAAATTAACGGCCTTTTATTCCCAGTTTGATCCCTTGGATGACCAGGGCAGTCGGCGACGGGTGGGGGAAGAAATTCGCAATTTACTGCGGCGGGCGGCAGAGTTAGGGGTGGCGGTTCACTTTGATATGGAGCAGTACGCCTACAAGAATGCCACCCTCGGCCTATTAAAGGATTTACTGTTAGAGCCGGAATTTCGCGATCGCACCGATATTGGTCTGACGCTCCAGGCCTACCTGCGGGACAGTTACCAAGATGCCCAGGGCCTTGTCAGTTGGGCGAAGGAGCGGGGCTATCCCGTCACCCTGCGTCTCGTTAAGGGAGCCTATTGGGATCAGGAAACCATTAAAGCGGTGCAAAAAGACTGGCCCCAACCCGTTTATACCCACAAGGTGGATACGGATGTGAACTATGAGCGGATCACAGAACTCCTACTCACCCATCATCAGGTTCTCTACACTGCCATTGGTAGCCATAATGTCCGTTCCCAGGCCAAGGCGATCGCCATTGCCCAAGGCTTAAATGTGCCACCCCAAGCCATGGAATGCCAGGTTCTCTACGGCATGGCAGACAAACTGGCGAAGGCCTTAGTGGGGATGGGGCAACGGGTGCGGGTCTACTGTCCCTACGGCGAACTCATTCCGGGGATGGCCTACCTGATTCGCCGTTTACTTGAAAATACCGCTAACAGTTCCTTCCTGCGCCAGAGCTTAAGTGCCACGGATCAAGAGAGTTTAATTGCCCCGCCCCGCGCCACCCCTGACTTTAATGCTACGGATGTGCATCTGACCGCTGGCAAAACCTCAAGTTTTCTCAATGCCGCTGATAGCGACTATGCCCGAAGCGATCGCCGCCAGGCTATCCAACAGGCCCTAAGCACGATACGCCAGGAGTTGGGACAGACCTATCTACCCCTGATTAATGGCGATCGGGTCAATACCTTGGAGTCAAGTCAGTCCCTCAATCCCTCTAGCCCCAGTGAAATCATTGGTATTGTCGGTCGGGCCACCATTGAACAGGCCGATCATGCCGTGCGCGCCGCCAAAGCCGCATTTCCGGGGTGGAAGGCGACTCCCCTTGGCGAACGAGTCGCGATTCTGCGGCGGGCCGCCGATCTCCTGGAAGAACGCCGCCATGAACTGGTGGCCTGGATGTGCCTAGAAGTGGGCAAAGTGGTGCGGGAAGGAGATGGGGAAGTCTCGGAAGCCATTGATTTTTGTCGCTACTATGCCGATGAAATGGAGCGATTGGCCCCTGGCTATGGGCGGCATTTTCCCGGCGAGACCAATGATTACCACTACCAACCCCGTGGTGTTGCCCTGATTATTTCTCCCTGGAATTTTCCCCTAGCCATTCCCATGGGTATGACCGTGGCTGCCCTAGTGGCGGGGAACTGTGCCATTCTCAAACCCGCCGAGCCGTCCGCCGTCATCGCCGCTAAACTCACCGAAATTCTGGTGGAAGCTGGCATACCTGCGGGGGTTTTCCAATACCTGCCCGGACGCGGCTCCCTGATTGGCCCCTACCTAACGAAACACCCTGATGTCCACCTCATTGCCTTTACCGGTTCCCAGGAAGTAGGCTGTCAAATTGTGGCGGAAGCAGCCATCCTCCAGCGGGGCCAAAAACACCTGAAACGGGTGATTGCGGAAATGGGGGGAAAAAACGCGATCATTATTGATGAAAGTGCCGATCTGGATCAAGCCGTTGCCGGTGTGGTGCAATCTGCCTTTGGTTACAGCGGCCAAAAATGCTCCGCCTGCTCCCGGGTGATTGTCCTAGAGCCGATTTATCAAAGCTTTGTGGAGCGATTAGTTGAAGCCACCAAATCCTTAAATGTTGGCCCCGCCGATCATCCCAGTACCACCGTGGGACCGGTTGTCAGCCAATCCGCCCGCGATCGCATCCTTGAGTATATTGCCAAAGGCCAACAGGAGGCAGAATTAGCCCTAGCGGTTCCTGGCCCAGAGTCCGGCTACTTTATTGGCCCCGTTATTTTTACAGAGGTTGCCGCCACCGCCGCGATCGCCCAGGAAGAGATTTTTGGCCCCGTGTTAGCCGTGATCCGGGCCGAAACCTTTGCCCAGGCCCTAGAGATTGCCAACGGCACTGACTACGCCCTCACGGGTGGACTCTATTCCCGCACTCCCTCCCACATTGACCTAGCCAAAACCAGTTTTGAGGTGGGGAATTTATACATTAATCGGGGAATTACCGGAGCCATTGTGGATCGCCAAGCCTTTGGCGGCTTTAAGCTATCGGGAATTGGCTCAAAAGCCGGGGGGCGTGATTATCTATTGCAGTTTCTAGAGCCACGGGTGATTACGGAAAATGTGCAACGCCAAGGGTTTGCCCCGATCGCCGGTGTGGATAGCTAA
- a CDS encoding DUF751 family protein: MQGFWENVLRYQRYFVTVLLGVVWNAVEPLVPLFKRPATAIAMISTLVAILIFVSFTLQAMLGLSVN; this comes from the coding sequence ATGCAGGGTTTTTGGGAGAATGTCCTTCGCTATCAACGGTATTTCGTTACCGTTCTTTTAGGGGTGGTCTGGAATGCGGTTGAACCCCTAGTTCCGCTGTTTAAGCGGCCGGCAACGGCGATCGCCATGATTAGTACCCTGGTGGCGATATTAATTTTTGTATCCTTTACGCTCCAAGCCATGCTCGGACTGTCTGTGAATTAA
- a CDS encoding DUF4335 domain-containing protein: MKRTLTYEQPSCTLDVAANVLPLGNRLPRQPVRSLQFKLIVRPDPSKPEHSKNGGNGAIANGYSPDPSDTIELTGNDQDLYQLATVVEDYVQALLIRRSPSLRPPEAAPVEQNHHNLSDLDSLGDLDDVDDVESQVHTPDFDIDSLDFDAFPEDMLEPDPEEMTDIPLIPLNLPPPEKVIYLESETPLCHRLYLGPLATPDSGEQLKLRLTELFDLATVLEEWSAMMQPLPELLATSRSQLERLPIWARSAAVALVVLGLSAALIQLVERPVLISQDAAEAPEMMEPGIDSPVILPPLDLEQSPLPPPRRRS; this comes from the coding sequence ATGAAGCGAACCCTAACCTACGAACAACCCTCCTGTACCCTAGATGTTGCGGCCAATGTCTTGCCCCTGGGGAATCGTCTACCGCGCCAGCCGGTGCGATCGCTTCAGTTTAAGCTGATAGTACGGCCTGACCCTTCCAAGCCAGAACATTCCAAAAATGGGGGGAATGGAGCGATAGCAAACGGATACTCCCCCGACCCAAGCGATACCATTGAACTCACGGGGAATGATCAAGACCTCTATCAGTTGGCTACGGTGGTGGAAGACTATGTTCAAGCTCTATTAATCCGTCGATCGCCATCCCTACGGCCCCCAGAAGCTGCACCAGTGGAGCAGAATCATCATAATTTAAGTGATTTAGATAGTTTAGGTGACTTAGATGATGTAGATGATGTAGAGTCCCAGGTCCATACCCCCGATTTTGACATCGATTCCTTAGATTTTGATGCCTTCCCTGAGGATATGCTGGAGCCAGACCCAGAGGAGATGACGGATATTCCCCTCATTCCCCTGAATTTGCCGCCCCCGGAAAAAGTGATCTACCTGGAATCGGAAACACCCCTCTGCCATCGGCTCTATTTAGGGCCCTTGGCTACCCCGGATTCGGGTGAACAGCTTAAGTTGCGCCTCACGGAGCTATTTGATTTGGCCACGGTCTTAGAAGAGTGGTCAGCTATGATGCAGCCCCTACCGGAATTGCTGGCAACCTCGCGATCTCAACTGGAACGCCTGCCCATTTGGGCCCGAAGTGCGGCGGTGGCCCTGGTGGTCTTGGGTTTATCCGCTGCCTTAATTCAATTGGTTGAACGGCCGGTTTTGATCAGCCAAGATGCCGCCGAAGCCCCAGAAATGATGGAACCGGGGATAGATTCCCCTGTGATTTTACCGCCCCTAGACTTGGAGCAATCCCCCCTCCCCCCCCCTAGAAGGCGATCTTAG